Genomic segment of Citrus sinensis cultivar Valencia sweet orange chromosome 7, DVS_A1.0, whole genome shotgun sequence:
ATTTGAAGTTTTATTAAGATCGGCAAATGTATTACAATGCTTCATTACAGTTTTGAGAATATGTATGGCTGAATGTCCTAGTCTTTGATGAAGCAAATTTACATCTACTGAATGATTAGACACTGACATAGCAGTAGGCTTCCAGACTACATTACTTGAAGAAGCTAAAATTTTTGATTGACTTGAACTGAAACTTGACTCATCAGAAGTAGAAAGAGTAGCAAATATAGACAAATGCTTATGAGTAGGAATTTGAGAGTAGTAAGCTGAGAGAGTTGACTTAGAGACTTCAAAGTTTGAGGAGATAACATCTTGAATCTGATACAAGCCTTCCTTAGCAATACCTCTAAGCAAAAGAATTCCTGAGTTCCTGGCCTTAATGAGGTAGAGATTATCAACAAATTCAACAAGAACATTGTTATCAGTCAAGAGCTGAGACACACTTAGCAGATTTTTAGTTATGTGAGGCACATGTAAAACATGGTTAAGAAACAAGGGTTCATGTGAGTATGTAGCAAGCAATACAGATCCTATATGTTTGATTTTCAAGCCATTTCCATTTCAAACAAGTAATTCTTCTGATCCAAAATAAGGCTGCAAGTCAAGAAGTTTACCTGAATCATTTGTGATGTGGCTAGATGCTCCACTATCTATGTACCACGAGGGATCTTCAATTACTTCAGGTAAAGAGATGAATGGAGCAACAGAATTTTGGTTCTGATTAAATTTATGATCATTATTCACTCCATTATAGCAGTTGAAAGCAGCAGGATTGCTAGGACCTGAGTGAAATGAACCAAAAGGTATTCCAGCAACATGATCTGATTGTGTTGGCTCTGGATAAGCAGTATGACCTTGATAACCTTGATAGCCAAATCCTTTCGAGAAGGCACAATTACCAGAGAAAGCACCATTACCACCTCTTCCAAAATTATTGAAAGGCCTTTGACCagcattattttgattaaatcctCTGCCATATTGATTAAACACAAGTCTAAAATTTCCTCTTCCAGGACCTCTTTGAGGAACAAAAGCAGAATTATACCTGTTTTTGCACTTGGTTGCACCATGACCTGGAATAAAGCAGATCTGACAAACTATATTTGGCTTAAACGACATATTATTTCCTCTATTACTTccatttccaaaattattttgtgtaTTACCACCAAAACCTCCTATGCCTCCCTGATAACCAAAATTACCTTTATAAAATCCCTGATTCTTTTGTGCAACATTAGCAGTAAGATTATGCATAATATCATCActtaattttcctttcttctgATCAAGCCTCATTTCATGACTTAACAATACAACATATAATTCATCCAGACTCATATTTTCTCCTTTTGCAAGCAATGTAGTAATTAGTGATTCATAATCTTGTGAATCCAGACCAGTCAAAATGTAGGTTATCAGATCATTATGTTCAACAGGCTTTCCAACAATAGCAAGACTATCAGCTAAACGtttcattttagaaaaatatgcaGTCATCGGCATAGAACCTTTTTTTGCAGTCTAAAGTTGCATTTTGAGTGGCATTATTCTTGCCTGAGTCTGAGAAACAAACATTCGAGTAAGTGAATCCCACAGTTCTTTAGAGGAAACACAGTGGATAACAGATGTCAGCAAATTCTCCTAAATCGATGAAAACATCCAGCTGAGGAGCAATTGATCTGTTCTGATCCAGGTGGCAAATGCAAGATTCTCGGTTCTGGAATTGGATCCAGCATTTGCAGAGCTTGatgattcattgatttgaTTGCAATACTGATCCGGACATGGATTTGCTCCAGTTATAAAGCCTTCCAGCCCATTCCCTTTGATTGAAGCTAAAACTTGATTCC
This window contains:
- the LOC127898958 gene encoding uncharacterized protein LOC127898958, yielding MPMTAYFSKMKRLADSLAIVGKPVEHNDLITYILTGLDSQDYESLITTLLAKGENMSLDELYVVLLSHEMRLDQKKGKLSDDIMHNLTANVAQKNQGFYKGNFGYQGGIGGFGGNTQNNFGNGSNRGNNMSFKPNIVCQICFIPGHGATKCKNRYNSAFVPQRGPGRGNFRLVFNQYGRGFNQNNAGQRPFNNFGRGGNGAFSGNCAFSKGFGYQGYQGHTAYPEPTQSDHVAGIPFGSFHSGPSNPAAFNCYNGVNNDHKFNQNQNSVAPFISLPEVIEDPSWYIDSGASSHITNDSGQELRNSFA